Genomic DNA from Thermosipho ferrireducens:
CAAACAGATTCGTGGAAAGACTCACCTCAGGTGAAACTAAGAAATCATTATCTCCTGTTTCCGAATCTTTCACCATAAACATGCCAAGTGAAATCCCGATTCGAACATTATCGATATCATAAGCTATTTCAACATATGGAAAAAAAGTACCCGTTATTACGACGCCTACAGAATAACTGATATTATTTGCAAAAATCACACTACATAATACTAATATTACTACAACGACAAAAAGTCGAAAGTTTTTCATAACTCCCCCTCCTTTCTAAAAGATTGTATTCCAAGAAACAACAGCGGTGTTCCCAACAGAGAATAAACAAGTATCTTTACAACATTAAACTCATTTCTAAAAATAAAAAAGCTAAGAACTAAAAACCATCCAGAAAACAATATACTCCCGATCCATCTAAATCGTAGTGCAATCCATGTAGAAATTAATAGTAATAAAGGCAGAAAGATAAATTCCATTAGCCCTTCCAACGTAAAACCATGAGATAACAGTGTAAACGCAGATAGAATGGCAAACAATGTATACCCTGTAACTTTTATTACTTTATTTCTCTGATAAATATATCCTATATACAGCAAATTTTTTAAAAGTAAAGGAAACAAAATATAAAAATAGAAAATATCGTTGGTAGCTTTCAGGCTAAATAATAAAAATAATGCGGAAATCATTATCATAACATATAAAGTAATATTCGATGTCTTATACTTCAATAATCTTTCAAACTCGTCTGTACGTTTTGAAAACATATCTTTGTATACCTCTATAAATATAGGAACAAAATAAAGAATAGAAAACCACCTGTTTAATGAAATAACTATGGTAACTCCTACAATCAAAACTATTTCAAAAACAGATAGAAATTTATTCGTCACCATGTTAATCACCCTCCTCCAGAATAAATAACTCTTCAACTTTACACCCAAAAACTCGTGCTATTTTTAAAGCAAGTAGTACAGAAGGTGTGTACTTTCCTTTTTCAATATAATTAATAGTTTGTCTTGAGACTCCGACTTTTTTAGCAAGCTCTTCCTGGGTAATATTTTTCATTGCACGAAAAACCCGAATTTTATTTCTCATTTTCTCCCCTCCGAAATAATTGTAAAACATATTTGACATAATGTCAAGTATAGTTGACACAATTTTCAAAATTTTCTCTCACTAACGTTTTTTAGAACAGGTTTTGCCAATTTTTCTAAATATATGATATAATATATTTCGTTAAACGAACCATTATGTTGCGTGATGGGAGTGTGAAAATTGAGTGCTCCTTTGATGATAACACTTTATACCCTTATAAATGGCTTAACAAGAAATATTTACCAGGTGCTTTTCAACCTGTATTTAAAAAATCTTGGATATAATAATGAAATTGTTGGAACAATAATGTCGTATAATCTCTGGGGTGGAGCCATTCTTGGGCTTTTAATAGGTTTTTTAGCAGATAAATTTGGAAGAAAAAAAGTAATACTTTTCACCCAGATTTTTATTGTTATCTTTGGTATCTGGCGACTTTTCCCCACCTCATTTTTATCTCTGTATATAACTTCATTTCTTTACGGTGGCTTTAATGTTACCTCGAGAATCCTATCGAATGTGTTTCTTGTTGATTATACTCACTATGGTAATCGTGCGAAATTTTTTGGCCTTAATTTCGGAACAGTAATGTTTACTGGAGTAATAGGTAACGCCCTGGGAGGAATGCTGGGAGATTTATTCGGATTTAAAAGTATTATGATTCTTGCTATGTTATTACGAATTTTTGCATTGGTTCCCATCTGGTCCCTTAAAGAAAATACCCGTAGAAGCAATATAAAAATAAAATTGACTGGTTATCAAAAGAAAGTTTTCGCATATTATTTGTTCTCAACAATGAGCGTAGGATTTGGCGCAGGATTGTTTATTCATTTTGGGAATGTTATATTCTATGACCTCTTTTCCATGAGCGCCACACTTATAGGATTTGTACTTGCACTGGCTCAATTTGGAACAAGTCTTGGTGCAACATTTTCTCATAAACTCGGGAAAAAATTCGGGGCTGCAAAATTACTTTTGATTTCTCATTTTTCCGTTCCGATTTTAATCCTCTTAATGGCGTTTATAAGAGAACCCGTTTCTTTCACATCAATTTATATAGCAAGATTTACAATAATGAATATGGTAAATCCTATATTCAGTACACTTATACTTTCCTTCCTTCCCTCAAATATTCTGGCTTCCACTTCTGGATTAAATAACTTTGTTAACAACGCTATGCGAGGTGTAGCCGCTATACTATTTGCAAATATTACTCGTACATTGAATGGTTACTGGGTAATTTTCCTCATAAGTTCCATATTCTACCTTGCAAATGCCTTAGTAACTCTACAATTTTACAAACACATAAATGGAAGAGACAAAAAACTTTATAGTAATTAATTTCGTTTTTCTGATCATAAAATTTGACTTTAAAAATGTATTATGCTACAATTTTAGGTAACCGCATGGTCACCAACATCTATCAGGGAGATGAAAACAGTGAAAGTTATTGAAGTAAAGAAACTTACAAAATATTATGGGAAAAATCGTGGGGTAGAAAACTTAAGTTTTTCAGTGGAAGAAGGAGAGATTTTTGGGTTTATTGGGCCAAACGGTGCCGGAAAGTCCACAACTATAAGACTTTTATTAAATTTTTTGTACCCGGATTCAGGAAAAGCAACTATATTTGGAAAAGATTGCTTCAAAGACTCTTCTGAAATTAAAAAGACGATAGGTTATATTCCAGGAGAGGTTAACTATTATGGAAATGTCAGAGTTAAGGAGCTTCTTGAATACTCAATGACATTCTATAAAGGTTCGAAACTACAGTTTAAAAAACGCATGATTGAGCTTGCAGAAAGATTTTCACTAAATTTAGAGCAAAAAATCGATGAACTCTCCCTTGGAAATAAGAAAAAAGTTGCAATAATACAATCCCTCATACACAAACCAAAGCTATTAATCTACGACGAACCCACAAACGGTTTAGATCCACTTATACAAAATATCTTCTTCGACTTAATAAAAGAAGAAAATAAAGATGGTGTTACCGTATTTTTTTCTTCACATATACTTTCTGAAGTCCAAAAACTATGCTTCAAAGTAGCAGTTATAAGAGATGGACAGATTGTCAGTGTGGAAAATATAGACGATTTAACAACCAGACAGTACAAAAAGGTAAAACTATCTGGAGATGTTGACATAACATCCCTTTCTGGAGTAAGTAACATAAAGCGTGAAAATAACAGTGTTTCTTTTATTTATTCTGGAAATATAAACCATCTCATAAATTTTTTATCCAAAAAAGATGTTAAAGATGTTTCTATAAACGACCCCTCTCTTGAAGAAATTTTTATGAAATACTATACGAAAGGAGAGTAACTAATTATGAATATGTTAAAATGGGAATTTAAAAAGATTAAAACTTCCATCATTTTATGGACAATAGCATTCGTATTATTACAATTAATGTACTCTTCATTTTTTCCATCGATGACTTCTGAAGAAGGAAGTTTTCTTGCGGCAAAACTAAAATTTCTTCCTAAATTCTTTCTAAAAATGTTTGGTATGGAAAATCTTGACATAACCAATATTTTGCATTATTACGCTCTCCAGGGACAATTTATTATTATATTAATAGGCAGTGTTTTTGGAGCAAAAATTGGGGCAGGTATTGTTGTTAAAGAAGAAAGTGAAAAAACTGCTGAATTTCTTCTTTCAAAACCTGTCACAAGAGAAAAAATTATTACAGCAAAAATCTTAACATTGATTCTAAGTATTATAACATTCGATGGTCTTATAATAATTGCAAATTTAATATTCTTCAACATATTCAATACTTCCGAAATTTTTGATTTTAAGCTTTTCTGGCTTCTTTCTCTGGCCCCGCTTCTTATACACCTTATAATAGGGTTGATAAGTTTTCTAATATCAACTATTGAACGAAAATTGCAAAGGGCAGACGCCATTGCACTTGGTATAACTTTTACTTTGTATTCTATCTCAGTCCTTGGAAAACTAACAGAAAAATTAAATTTCTTAACATTTTTCACTCCATACTCATATTTTGATCCAACTAAAATAGTAAAAACGACCTCATTAAATTTTTCATTATTACTTTTGTATATAGTAGAATGCTCAATTTTAATCTCTATTTCATATGTTATCTTCAGAAAAAAAGATATTTATCTTTAGGAGGAATTCTGTGAGTGGAAAAAGTGAAAAAATTAAAAATATATTAGACGTATCAATAAAAGAATTTGCAAAAAAAGGGTATGAACTGGCTTCTACTAATGTAATTGCAAAAGATGCAAAAGTTTCTAAAGGATTGATTTTCAAATATTTCAAAAATAAAGAAAACCTCTATATTGAAACGTATAAATATGCAATAAAAGAATTAAAAAATGAATACGAAAAATTTTCAAAGGAAAAATCCAGCTACGATTTTTTTGAATTTTTAAACAAGTGGGGATTGAAAAAATTAGAATTACTTTACAAAAAACCTATACTTTCAAAGTTTTTACTAACAAGCCTGGAACTTCCTGAAAAAATCTCTCAAAAAATTCAAGAAATATCATCAGAAATTTTTCAGGAAATTATCCCTGATTTGTACCACAGATTCTCTAAACTCTCTTTGCAGGACAACCTCCCAAAAGAAAAACTATTTCAACTGATAATTTTCATGATACAAGCCTTAGGCGATGCTTACACCAAACAGTATTTCAAAAAAAGTAATGACTTTATTAAAAACAAAGATGAAATATTAAAAGAATGGGAATTATACCTTGAAATAATAAAAAGAGGCGTGTTAAAAACCACGCCTCCTGATAATTCATAGTTATTAAAACCTCGCGGAAAACGTTAAATAATAGTCTGTTGTTATAAAAGGAATCTTTATATCTGTCGCAGCACCTTCTGACGTCCAGTTTAAAAAGCCAAACAAATTATATATCCAGTCAGTAGGGGTAAAACCTTGCAGATACATCAAAGGACTTTCTTTGAATTTATACCTATAACCAATTTCAACAGCCGAATAATTGTCGTAATACCATCTTAATCCAACCCTGCCCATTGAATATAAACTCTCATTTCTCAACTGGTCGATATAAGTTTGAAAGTCCGTACTTGTTGATTCCGGTTGAACGTATATATTGAATAAAATACCAGATTCTGCTCCACCAAATACCTCAACATTATCTCTTACATAAAAACCTACACTTCCAAAGCCTTTTAGCCAGATCCCATGAATAACAAAATAATTGGCAGAGAAAAGTTCAGGTGCAACGTAAATACCTGTATCATTAACTTCTCCATGTAATTTTAAACTTAACCTGCCAAGATTCATATTTGTATGAAGATACCCACCTATGTTGAATGGCAGTAACCAACCGTATCGTGGTTCGCCCGCATAAGTTGACATAAGACCTGGATCAAATACTATTCCGTACAGGTTAATAACATTGGTATTTCCCATAAACAACCTGAATGTTGCATTATAAAGCCCCAAAGGCCATCCCAATGGTATTGTTGAAATCTCTGCTTCACCAAATGAGTATCCTAAACTATTAATCTGAATAAAAAACCCCTCTGGATGTGGAGGAATTATATCTGTTTTTATTCCATACACCATTACCGTTAAAACAACAAAAATGATACTTAAAATCACTCTCTTCATTTTCATCACCCCTTTCATAATTAATATTATACTACTATATTATTTTTGAAACAAATTCTCTGACAATATTTTTTGAACGCTCAAATAATCCTTGCTCTTCTTCATCTAAATCTATTTTTACTATCCTCTTTACACCATCTCTTCCTATAACAGCGGGATATCCTATATAAATATCATCGATAAGTACAGAAGGCGTCCACACCCGTTTTTCATCTTTCACAATGCTTTCAACCAATGTACTGGTTACAGCACCAATTGCGTAATTAGTTGCTCCCTTTTTCTGAATGATTTTATATGCTGCATTTTTTGTTTCTTCAAACAAAATTTCAAGAGATGTACAACTTTCCTTTTCACAAAAAGAACAAAACTTTGAAAGTTGAACCCCTCCTATCATCGCGTTGCTCCACACAACAAATTCAGAATCTCCATGCTCACCAATTATATATGCATGAACACTGGTAGGTGATACGTCGCAATTTCTGGCAACAAGGGATCTAAATCTTGCTGTATCAAGTATTGTACCGGTCCCGATTACTCTACCACTTTCAAAGCCTGTTTCTTTCCACAAAAGATAAGTTAAAACATCAACGGGATTTGTGATATTTATTATTAACGAATCAGGAGCGTATTCTTTAATCTGCGAAGCTATATCCTTCATAATCTTTGCATTTCTGACCGTCAAATCTAATCTTGTTTCTCCAGGTTTTTGCGCAGCTCCTGCTGTTATTATCACTATATCACTATTTTTAATATCCCTCGATGTTCCCGCTTTTACATCACATCTTTTGAAAAACGGCGTACCATGATACAAGTCAAGGGCTTCTCCTTCAGCCTTTTCTAAATTTATATCAACTATAACAATTTCATCCGCTACAGCCTTGTGTAATATGGAAAAAGCTACACTTGTTCCAACACGACCTGCTCCAAATATGGATATTTTCATTATTCCACCTCCACTTAAATTTGCTTTACATAATTAGTATACACTAATTAGTCTTTTTTTCCAAACCTACTCTCACCAATCTTGCCAACTTCGCTAACCTCGCCAACTCTCGCCAATCTCGCCAGTTATAAGATTCCTCGCCTGCCTGCTCCTCGGAATGACACAGGTGGAAGGTCAACCTCGCTAAATTCAAGATTCCTCACCCTTCGGGTTCGGAATGACAAAAAAGGGGGCATCATGAGGAATGCAATGACAAGAGGGATGTCATCCTGAGGAATGAAGTGACGAAGGATCTTATTTTACTAATCTCGCTAACCTCGCCAACATTCGCTAATTAGTCGATTCCCCTTGATTTGAAACGTATTTTGTGATATGATTATGTGTGGTTATGGGTGCGTAGCTCAGTGGGAGAGCGCTTCCCTCACGAGGAAGAGGTCGCAGGTTCGATCCCTGCCGCACCCACCAGACAGGGCTAAAACAGCCCTGTTTTTTTATGTTAAAATAAAGGTTAGGCATAAAAAATCGTCAGGGGGCATTATAATGAAAAATTCCACTATTTATCTTATGTTCATATTTGGAATAATCACAACTGTTTTTGGTTTAATTACTTTATCAATATACGTATCTCTTTTTTACTTTTCTTCTGCCATAGAAGATTTATTAGGAATAACAATGAATTTTTCTATGACTTTTTTATTTACCGCTGTTTCACTAACTTTATCAGGAATTATGATAGGAATTTATTCTATTTCTCGCACACATTCTGAATATTATCTTATGTGGATATTGATATCTTTTATATTCAGCTCTATTTCTCTTGGAATACAACTGTATGAGATGGCTGTAAGGGGGCCAACCTGGCTTGGATTGGAGCTTTTTGGAGAACTTGGCAACAGAATAGAGACAATGTATATTGTTGGGGCGTTGTTTTTGTACAACTTTCTATTAGAGATGATAAACGCAACATTTTTATGGTATGAAATCAAGGGTGGAGAGAAGTAATGAAAGTTTTAGGAATAATTGTTGAATATAATCCCATGCATAATGGCCATTTATATCATTTGCAGAAAGCAAAAGAGTTAATAGATCCAGACTATACTATTGCAGTAATGAGCGGAAATTTTTGTCAACGCGGTGAGCCTGCTATAATTAACAAATTTGCACGTGCAAGAATGGCACTAAAACATGGAATTGATATAGTCTTTGAACTTCCAACAATTTATGCTATACAGGATGCGGGAGGATTTGCCTACGGTGCTATAGGTGTGCTACACAAAACAAACACCGTCACAGACATTGTTTTTGGAAGTGAAAGTGCTGATATTAATTTCTTAGAGAAAGTAGCACTCCTTCTTCATAATCAACCTGAAGGTTTTGGACAGTTGTTAAAAAAAGAACTAAAAAAAGGACTATCGTATCCAAATGCGCGAAAATATGCCTTAAAAAATTTCCTAACCAGTTCCAGCGATGAAATCAAAAAACTGGAAAAATCAAATGATATACTTGGAATAGAATATATTAGAGCCATATTCAAATATAAAAGCAAAATTAAATACCACGTTATAAAAAGAATCGGATCAAATTACAACGATCCAGCCTTTAAAGGAAAATTCTCATCAGCTACAGCCATTAGAAGGTTAATAAAAGAAAAGAAAGATATATCTCAGACGCTTCCAGAAAAGAATTTAAAAATTTTAGAAAATGAAATAGCAAATGGACGTGGACCTGTGTTTCTGGAAGACCTTACCTGTTTTGTTATACCATTGTTTAGAAAAATGAGAAGAGAAGATTTTGAAAAAATATACGGCTTTAACGAAGGGTTGGATTTAAGGTTCTTTAAATACTCAAGAGAGTGCGGGACATTACAAAGTCTAATCGAAAGTATAAAAGCAAAAAGATTTACATACTCACGCATAAGAAGATTAATTTTGATGACCATGCTTAACATTGAAAAAGAATTTGCAGAGCTTTCAAATAAATATGGCCCTCAATACCTCAGAGTCCTTGGCTTTACAAAAAAAGGACAGGTGTTGCTTTCAAAAATAAAAAAACGGACCTTTATACCAATAATCACTACAGTATCACTAAAAGAAAAGGTTTTACAAAAGGTCCGAAATGATATGGAAAAAAATAAACGAAATTGGGATATAGTCCCTGAACTTTACACCAGACAGCTTGAACTTGACATATTGTCAAGTGACATATATACTTACTTTTATAAATCAGAAGATCAACGTAAAAGTGGTATGGATTTCAGGAAACCTATAATAGAAGGTTGAAATAATGGAAAACACAATCATAATTGTCCCTTCTGAAAAAGACTGCCAGCTCGAAAATTATTATCACATTCCTTCACATGATATTTTCCCCTTCGAAGAGATGGAAAATTCATGGTATGTGAGATCACACAGAATTTATTCTTTATACCTTGCACTGCAAAAGAAACTAAAAGGTATAGCAACCCTTCATGCATTAACTCGCTATATCATGCCTCCTGAAGAGTTTAAAAAACATATATATTTCTTTAAACCAGGGGATAATATTAAAAATCCAGAGAAACTTTTTACATTTTTAGGATATGAGCGTGTGTTTAATGTAAGGGAAGGCGGGCAGTTTTCAATCAGGGGTTCTATAATTGATTTTATAGGCCCTGATGAAGTCCCAACAAGATTTGAATTGTTTGGAGAAGAAATAGAAGAAATCAGAAAATTTGATCCCTTTACTCAGAAAAGCGTGGGAAAACTTGAACAGGCTTTGTTGCTTCCTGCAAAAGAGTACGTTGGAGAACCTGTTCATGAAACAATGATTGGTAAAAAGTATCGGGGTACAATATTAGATTACGATATAAAACTACTTATAACAAATAAAGAAGATGTCATAAAAGAATATGTAAAAAAAGAGAGAGAAATAAGGGAACTAATTGTTTCGCCGGAGTTAAAACGTGAATACGTAAACAATTCTGGCATTGAATACCATTATATTCTGAAACATATTGATGGTTCTTTTAAATTACCAGAAAAAGCTCCAAAAAAAGTTAGTAAAGCAAAAAGGGAGGAACAAATCGCTGTACCTGTTATATCTGAAGAGGAGTTCAAAATTGGAGATATTGTTGTCCATAAACATTATGGGATTGCAAAATTCAACGGGACAAGAAAAGTTTCAAAAAATAATATTGAACGAGAGTATTTAATTTTAAGTTTTAAAGATTCCACTCTATATGTGCCAGTTGAAAGATTGGATCTGGTTCAAAAATATATAGGCACTAAAGAAAGTGTTACTTTAGATAAACTAAGGAAAAGCACGTGGAAAAAACGGGTTAGAAAAGCAAGAAAAGAGATTGAAAAAACTGTAAAGGAGCTGTTAAGGCTTAACGCGCTAAGAAATAAAACGAAAGGATTATCAATCCTGGGTGATCCTGAACTTGAAGAAGAATTTGCAAAAACATTCCCTCATATAGAAACAGAAGATCAATTAAAAGCTATAGAAGAAGTACTTGAAGACATATCTTCTGAAAAAAATATGGATAGGTTATTAGCAGGTGATGCTGGATATGGGAAAACAGAAGTCGCTATGAGAGCCGCTTTCAGGGTAACAATTGGCGGAAAACAGGTGGTCATGCTTGTGCCCACAACTGTACTTGCAAGACAACATTATGAAAATTTCAAAAAAAGATTCAGTCAGTTTGGATTACGGGTTGAACTATTTGACAGTTCCCT
This window encodes:
- the mfd gene encoding transcription-repair coupling factor, whose product is MENTIIIVPSEKDCQLENYYHIPSHDIFPFEEMENSWYVRSHRIYSLYLALQKKLKGIATLHALTRYIMPPEEFKKHIYFFKPGDNIKNPEKLFTFLGYERVFNVREGGQFSIRGSIIDFIGPDEVPTRFELFGEEIEEIRKFDPFTQKSVGKLEQALLLPAKEYVGEPVHETMIGKKYRGTILDYDIKLLITNKEDVIKEYVKKEREIRELIVSPELKREYVNNSGIEYHYILKHIDGSFKLPEKAPKKVSKAKREEQIAVPVISEEEFKIGDIVVHKHYGIAKFNGTRKVSKNNIEREYLILSFKDSTLYVPVERLDLVQKYIGTKESVTLDKLRKSTWKKRVRKARKEIEKTVKELLRLNALRNKTKGLSILGDPELEEEFAKTFPHIETEDQLKAIEEVLEDISSEKNMDRLLAGDAGYGKTEVAMRAAFRVTIGGKQVVMLVPTTVLARQHYENFKKRFSQFGLRVELFDSSLTPKQRKKVLTDTERGLVDVVIGTHGIIKSMKFADLGLIIIDEEQKFGVEQKETLKKARINVNVLSMSATPIPRTLHMALSGLKDMSVIKTPPFGRKKIQVFISNFDERIVRQAILREHNRGGQILYVHNRVYDIDSVATNLSKIVPEVSIGIAHGQMSKRTMEKTVENFYNGKIDVLVCTSIIENGIDIPNANTIIVDDAHRYGLSQLYQLRGRVGRSNKRAFAYFFYPSPRLSQVAFERLKAIKEIMGPGSGFQIALRDMEIRGIGNILGLEQHGFINDIGFHYYFEILEEVLNERRGVIKSKIDTELEGMQGSIVIPDNYVYDPVERMHLYRRIASAATIEEINDLAKELKDRFGELPQSVENLLKYTRMRILASKVNIEKINIKEGAIILKTKTKIEPNLPYIYNEKTEEYIIYCNEEDFLKFLFELYNKKGD
- a CDS encoding helix-turn-helix transcriptional regulator → MRNKIRVFRAMKNITQEELAKKVGVSRQTINYIEKGKYTPSVLLALKIARVFGCKVEELFILEEGD
- a CDS encoding ABC transporter permease subunit yields the protein MNMLKWEFKKIKTSIILWTIAFVLLQLMYSSFFPSMTSEEGSFLAAKLKFLPKFFLKMFGMENLDITNILHYYALQGQFIIILIGSVFGAKIGAGIVVKEESEKTAEFLLSKPVTREKIITAKILTLILSIITFDGLIIIANLIFFNIFNTSEIFDFKLFWLLSLAPLLIHLIIGLISFLISTIERKLQRADAIALGITFTLYSISVLGKLTEKLNFLTFFTPYSYFDPTKIVKTTSLNFSLLLLYIVECSILISISYVIFRKKDIYL
- a CDS encoding ABC transporter ATP-binding protein — translated: MKVIEVKKLTKYYGKNRGVENLSFSVEEGEIFGFIGPNGAGKSTTIRLLLNFLYPDSGKATIFGKDCFKDSSEIKKTIGYIPGEVNYYGNVRVKELLEYSMTFYKGSKLQFKKRMIELAERFSLNLEQKIDELSLGNKKKVAIIQSLIHKPKLLIYDEPTNGLDPLIQNIFFDLIKEENKDGVTVFFSSHILSEVQKLCFKVAVIRDGQIVSVENIDDLTTRQYKKVKLSGDVDITSLSGVSNIKRENNSVSFIYSGNINHLINFLSKKDVKDVSINDPSLEEIFMKYYTKGE
- a CDS encoding TetR/AcrR family transcriptional regulator translates to MSGKSEKIKNILDVSIKEFAKKGYELASTNVIAKDAKVSKGLIFKYFKNKENLYIETYKYAIKELKNEYEKFSKEKSSYDFFEFLNKWGLKKLELLYKKPILSKFLLTSLELPEKISQKIQEISSEIFQEIIPDLYHRFSKLSLQDNLPKEKLFQLIIFMIQALGDAYTKQYFKKSNDFIKNKDEILKEWELYLEIIKRGVLKTTPPDNS
- a CDS encoding MFS transporter; this translates as MSAPLMITLYTLINGLTRNIYQVLFNLYLKNLGYNNEIVGTIMSYNLWGGAILGLLIGFLADKFGRKKVILFTQIFIVIFGIWRLFPTSFLSLYITSFLYGGFNVTSRILSNVFLVDYTHYGNRAKFFGLNFGTVMFTGVIGNALGGMLGDLFGFKSIMILAMLLRIFALVPIWSLKENTRRSNIKIKLTGYQKKVFAYYLFSTMSVGFGAGLFIHFGNVIFYDLFSMSATLIGFVLALAQFGTSLGATFSHKLGKKFGAAKLLLISHFSVPILILLMAFIREPVSFTSIYIARFTIMNMVNPIFSTLILSFLPSNILASTSGLNNFVNNAMRGVAAILFANITRTLNGYWVIFLISSIFYLANALVTLQFYKHINGRDKKLYSN
- a CDS encoding nucleotidyltransferase, translated to MKVLGIIVEYNPMHNGHLYHLQKAKELIDPDYTIAVMSGNFCQRGEPAIINKFARARMALKHGIDIVFELPTIYAIQDAGGFAYGAIGVLHKTNTVTDIVFGSESADINFLEKVALLLHNQPEGFGQLLKKELKKGLSYPNARKYALKNFLTSSSDEIKKLEKSNDILGIEYIRAIFKYKSKIKYHVIKRIGSNYNDPAFKGKFSSATAIRRLIKEKKDISQTLPEKNLKILENEIANGRGPVFLEDLTCFVIPLFRKMRREDFEKIYGFNEGLDLRFFKYSRECGTLQSLIESIKAKRFTYSRIRRLILMTMLNIEKEFAELSNKYGPQYLRVLGFTKKGQVLLSKIKKRTFIPIITTVSLKEKVLQKVRNDMEKNKRNWDIVPELYTRQLELDILSSDIYTYFYKSEDQRKSGMDFRKPIIEG
- a CDS encoding L-lactate dehydrogenase gives rise to the protein MKISIFGAGRVGTSVAFSILHKAVADEIVIVDINLEKAEGEALDLYHGTPFFKRCDVKAGTSRDIKNSDIVIITAGAAQKPGETRLDLTVRNAKIMKDIASQIKEYAPDSLIINITNPVDVLTYLLWKETGFESGRVIGTGTILDTARFRSLVARNCDVSPTSVHAYIIGEHGDSEFVVWSNAMIGGVQLSKFCSFCEKESCTSLEILFEETKNAAYKIIQKKGATNYAIGAVTSTLVESIVKDEKRVWTPSVLIDDIYIGYPAVIGRDGVKRIVKIDLDEEEQGLFERSKNIVREFVSKII